In Halogeometricum sp. S1BR25-6, a single genomic region encodes these proteins:
- a CDS encoding O-methyltransferase — protein MDELLGRYLDGLAPEHDDVQAEMADYADREGFPHVGPAAGGTLRVLARLTDADRVFEFGSGFGYSATWWARGMNAGEIILTEHDRDELDMAYDWLSEGGYAPEFDYQVGDALELVGEYEGPFDCVLIDHEKERYVDGFHEVADKVAVGGVVVADNVVQGPADFETLVEYAEGEGVPDDASAATRGIAAYLDAVRAAPDFETTVLPVGSGLTVSVRTGE, from the coding sequence ATGGACGAACTCCTCGGTCGATATCTCGACGGACTGGCGCCGGAACACGACGACGTGCAGGCGGAGATGGCGGACTACGCCGACCGGGAGGGATTCCCCCACGTCGGCCCGGCGGCGGGCGGAACGCTCCGCGTCCTCGCCCGCCTCACCGACGCCGACCGCGTCTTCGAGTTCGGGTCGGGGTTCGGCTACTCGGCGACGTGGTGGGCCCGCGGGATGAACGCCGGTGAGATTATCCTGACCGAACACGACCGCGACGAACTCGACATGGCGTACGACTGGCTCTCGGAGGGGGGTTACGCGCCCGAGTTCGACTACCAGGTGGGCGACGCCCTCGAACTGGTCGGCGAGTACGAGGGGCCGTTCGACTGCGTCCTCATCGACCACGAGAAGGAGCGCTACGTCGACGGCTTCCACGAGGTGGCCGACAAAGTCGCCGTCGGCGGCGTCGTCGTCGCCGATAACGTGGTTCAGGGACCGGCGGACTTCGAAACCTTGGTCGAGTACGCCGAGGGCGAGGGCGTGCCGGACGACGCCTCCGCGGCGACGCGGGGCATCGCGGCCTACCTCGACGCCGTGCGGGCGGCGCCGGACTTCGAGACGACGGTGCTCCCCGTCGGGAGCGGTCTCACGGTGAGCGTCCGCACCGGCGAGTAG
- a CDS encoding nascent polypeptide-associated complex protein, producing MFGGGGMNPRKMKQMMKQMGIDVTELDAEEVVIKTADEELVFSDAQVTRMDAQGQETYQIVGQPESRELGSGDATGAASVESGDDALAVEPTDDDGEAEIPESDVELVAQRAGVPKGDAREALEAENGDLAAAISRLE from the coding sequence ATGTTTGGCGGAGGCGGTATGAACCCGCGGAAGATGAAGCAGATGATGAAACAGATGGGCATCGACGTCACCGAACTCGACGCCGAGGAGGTCGTCATCAAGACGGCCGACGAGGAACTCGTGTTCTCGGACGCCCAGGTCACGCGCATGGACGCGCAGGGCCAGGAAACCTACCAAATCGTCGGCCAGCCCGAATCGCGCGAACTCGGCAGTGGCGATGCGACGGGCGCGGCGAGCGTCGAGAGCGGCGACGACGCGCTCGCGGTCGAACCGACCGACGACGACGGCGAGGCCGAGATTCCCGAGTCCGACGTCGAACTCGTCGCCCAACGCGCCGGCGTCCCCAAGGGCGACGCGCGGGAGGCGCTGGAGGCCGAGAACGGCGACCTCGCGGCCGCCATCTCGCGCCTCGAGTAA
- a CDS encoding methyltransferase domain-containing protein: protein MYLLVHESREYLRAPGDELQTDLGVLTVPEDAEPGDTVETHLGEPFVVRRLRGPDLFNHLERTGAPMMPRDIGLIVGHTGAAAGDRVLDAGTGTGVLSAYLGRMRAEVTTYERDPEFADVARENMRLAGVADAVDVRAGDVTEELDALGEEGPFDLLTLDTGDAATVVARAPELLRSGGYVAVYSPFVENSRAAVEAAREAGLNEVETLETIQREMDFGDRGSRPSTAGVGHTGYLVFARYE from the coding sequence GTGTACCTGCTCGTTCACGAGAGCCGAGAGTACCTCCGGGCGCCGGGGGACGAACTCCAGACGGACCTCGGCGTGCTCACCGTTCCCGAGGACGCCGAACCCGGCGACACCGTCGAGACGCATCTCGGCGAACCGTTCGTCGTCCGCCGACTCCGCGGCCCGGACCTGTTCAACCACCTCGAACGCACGGGCGCGCCGATGATGCCGCGCGACATCGGCCTCATCGTCGGCCACACCGGCGCGGCCGCGGGCGACCGCGTCCTCGACGCCGGGACGGGCACGGGCGTCCTCTCGGCGTACCTCGGCCGGATGCGCGCCGAGGTGACGACGTACGAACGAGACCCCGAGTTCGCCGACGTGGCGCGCGAGAACATGCGACTCGCGGGCGTCGCGGACGCCGTCGACGTCCGCGCCGGCGACGTGACCGAGGAACTCGACGCCCTCGGCGAGGAGGGGCCGTTCGACCTCCTGACGCTCGACACCGGCGACGCGGCGACCGTGGTCGCCCGCGCCCCCGAACTGCTCCGGTCGGGCGGCTACGTCGCCGTCTACTCGCCGTTCGTCGAGAACAGTCGCGCCGCCGTCGAGGCGGCCCGCGAGGCGGGACTGAACGAGGTCGAAACGCTGGAGACCATCCAGCGGGAGATGGATTTCGGGGACCGCGGGTCGCGGCCGTCGACGGCGGGCGTCGGTCACACCGGCTACCTCGTGTTCGCGCGGTACGAATAA
- a CDS encoding transcription factor S — protein sequence MEFCDECGSMMKTDGDVWVCGNCGFEKARDSAKESHMTSTAAREDSEVVDMSDVDDAEIGPTTTVKCPECGHDRARYEMKQIRSADESETRFFTCVECGHKWREDDH from the coding sequence ATGGAGTTCTGCGACGAGTGCGGTTCGATGATGAAGACGGACGGCGACGTCTGGGTCTGCGGGAACTGCGGCTTCGAGAAGGCGCGCGACTCGGCAAAGGAGAGTCACATGACCTCGACGGCTGCCCGCGAGGACAGCGAAGTCGTCGACATGTCCGACGTCGACGACGCCGAAATCGGCCCCACGACGACGGTGAAATGCCCCGAGTGCGGCCACGACCGCGCCCGCTACGAGATGAAGCAGATCCGCTCGGCCGACGAGTCCGAGACGCGCTTTTTCACCTGCGTCGAGTGCGGACACAAGTGGCGCGAGGACGACCACTGA
- a CDS encoding methyl-accepting chemotaxis protein, producing MRDLIGAVRRAVRGSDEPAERTDGGVEAAAHGASPDGVGGPRTPGGLRPETDAADETERLRYERDYWRGLFEQVVESHPEPAFVIDRDDVVAYLNSAAEAGFQMSKADVLGEDVYDVFPIPADAETFAQTVTREGESRCEGEFRRVTVGDGERWLRSSGTVLRNPEGDVVAGVEMTSDVTELVEQNRAITGAQSQVSEEIQTTADEASDASNRVGDAVSEATQLAGEQAENMDEVSGEVGSLSATVEEIAASADEINERSEEAEKLAAASTESGERAVERMEGVAVSGEEAAAQTRELADQVAQIDDIVEVINDIADQTNILALNANIEAARAGEAGEGFAVVANEVKSLANEVQTESERIEEIIRETREDAGETVQSIESVTDEVRGSADAVREMVDNQKAIVDAVGATSTGMEDIAGATDDQAVRTEEVASMVDTATERSKRVRAEVDTAAEANEEQSRLVAEIVASLSRLESSINDLDVDASGLDVRNDASPGDPVAPDVE from the coding sequence ATGAGGGATTTGATCGGTGCGGTACGGAGAGCGGTGAGAGGGTCGGACGAACCGGCCGAGCGGACCGACGGGGGCGTCGAGGCGGCGGCGCACGGGGCGTCGCCGGACGGGGTCGGCGGACCCCGGACGCCGGGCGGACTCCGCCCCGAGACCGACGCGGCGGACGAGACGGAACGACTCCGCTACGAACGCGACTACTGGCGCGGCCTCTTCGAGCAGGTCGTCGAGTCGCACCCCGAACCCGCGTTCGTCATCGACCGCGACGACGTGGTCGCGTATCTTAACTCGGCCGCGGAGGCCGGCTTCCAGATGTCGAAAGCGGACGTTCTCGGAGAGGACGTCTACGACGTCTTCCCGATTCCGGCGGATGCGGAGACGTTCGCGCAGACCGTTACGCGCGAGGGTGAGTCCCGGTGTGAGGGCGAGTTCCGCCGCGTCACCGTCGGTGACGGCGAGCGGTGGCTTCGCTCGTCGGGGACCGTGCTCCGAAATCCCGAGGGAGACGTCGTCGCCGGGGTGGAGATGACCTCGGACGTCACGGAACTCGTCGAGCAGAACAGGGCGATAACGGGCGCGCAGAGCCAAGTCTCCGAAGAGATACAGACGACCGCCGACGAGGCCTCGGACGCCTCGAACCGCGTCGGCGACGCCGTCAGCGAGGCGACGCAGTTGGCCGGAGAGCAGGCCGAGAACATGGACGAGGTCTCCGGGGAGGTCGGGTCGCTGTCGGCGACCGTCGAGGAGATCGCCGCCTCCGCCGACGAGATAAACGAGCGCTCCGAGGAGGCCGAGAAACTGGCCGCCGCGAGCACCGAATCCGGCGAGCGCGCCGTCGAACGAATGGAGGGCGTCGCCGTCAGCGGCGAGGAGGCGGCCGCGCAGACCCGCGAACTCGCGGACCAGGTCGCACAGATCGACGACATCGTCGAGGTCATCAACGACATCGCCGACCAGACGAACATCCTCGCGCTGAACGCGAACATCGAGGCCGCCCGCGCCGGCGAGGCGGGGGAGGGCTTCGCCGTCGTCGCGAACGAGGTGAAGTCGCTGGCCAACGAGGTCCAGACGGAGTCCGAGCGCATCGAGGAGATAATCCGCGAGACCCGCGAGGACGCCGGCGAAACCGTTCAGAGCATCGAGTCGGTCACGGACGAGGTTCGCGGGAGCGCCGACGCGGTCCGCGAGATGGTCGACAACCAGAAAGCCATCGTCGACGCCGTGGGCGCCACGTCGACCGGCATGGAGGACATCGCCGGCGCGACCGACGACCAGGCCGTCCGGACCGAGGAGGTCGCGAGCATGGTCGACACCGCGACCGAACGGTCCAAGCGGGTCCGCGCGGAGGTCGACACGGCTGCCGAGGCCAACGAGGAGCAATCGAGACTCGTCGCCGAAATCGTCGCGTCGCTGTCGCGGCTCGAATCGTCTATCAACGACCTCGACGTCGACGCGTCGGGACTCGACGTCCGGAACGACGCGTCGCCCGGCGACCCGGTCGCGCCCGACGTCGAATAA
- a CDS encoding enoyl-CoA hydratase/isomerase family protein, translating to MSWDTIRLDWDGDVATLVVDRPDRMNALNADALDAIEEAVEEAREAEARCLVVTGEGEEAFVAGADIAHMKDLGTVEAQAYAEQGHRIAAAIESFPAPTIAAINGYAFGGGCELALACDLRVASERALLGQTEIDLGIIPGWGGTQRLPALVGDETARRMIFFGERVDATDAYQRGLVGEVVAHDELREHVAEMAAELAEKPRFALRAAKEAMNAVHEAPRGTGLELEARAWSGLFGTHDQREGMDAFLDKRDAEFE from the coding sequence ATGTCGTGGGACACCATCAGACTCGACTGGGACGGCGACGTGGCGACCCTCGTCGTCGACAGACCCGACCGGATGAACGCCCTGAACGCCGACGCGTTGGACGCCATCGAGGAGGCCGTCGAGGAGGCGCGCGAGGCGGAGGCGCGGTGTCTCGTCGTCACCGGCGAGGGCGAGGAGGCGTTCGTCGCCGGCGCCGACATCGCCCACATGAAGGACCTCGGGACGGTCGAGGCGCAGGCGTACGCCGAACAGGGCCATCGCATCGCCGCGGCCATCGAGTCGTTCCCCGCGCCGACCATCGCCGCCATCAACGGCTACGCCTTCGGCGGCGGGTGCGAACTCGCCCTCGCCTGCGACCTGCGCGTCGCCTCCGAACGCGCCCTCCTCGGCCAGACGGAGATAGACCTCGGCATCATCCCCGGGTGGGGCGGCACCCAGCGCCTCCCGGCGCTGGTCGGCGACGAGACGGCCCGACGGATGATATTCTTCGGCGAACGCGTCGACGCGACGGACGCCTACCAGCGCGGACTCGTCGGCGAAGTCGTCGCGCACGACGAACTCCGCGAACACGTCGCGGAGATGGCGGCCGAACTCGCCGAGAAACCGCGGTTCGCCCTCCGCGCGGCGAAGGAGGCGATGAACGCCGTCCACGAGGCGCCGCGCGGGACCGGCCTCGAACTCGAAGCGCGGGCGTGGAGCGGACTGTTCGGGACGCACGACCAGCGGGAGGGCATGGACGCCTTCCTCGACAAACGCGACGCCGAGTTCGAGTGA
- a CDS encoding DUF5797 family protein has product MTLSEEATERLADVVRLQPTKNKELQDSWGLESGSEVHQYLEGELKEYYYRDDNSLIRATAEAAELVDVEPGVEGGDAEEGVPSVIRVPALEARVFEVLAGPDDRSESVVSVLNKVREAYGEDDDPEVDAVRRALQSLRRKGVVEVVYRTVPTFRLAVERDEVDVEVTD; this is encoded by the coding sequence ATGACCCTCTCTGAGGAAGCGACGGAACGGTTGGCTGACGTGGTCCGTCTCCAACCGACGAAGAACAAGGAGTTGCAAGATAGCTGGGGGTTGGAGTCCGGCAGCGAGGTGCACCAGTATCTCGAAGGCGAACTGAAGGAGTACTACTACCGAGACGACAACAGTCTCATCCGCGCGACGGCCGAGGCCGCGGAGTTGGTCGACGTCGAACCCGGCGTCGAAGGCGGCGACGCCGAGGAAGGGGTGCCGTCGGTCATCCGCGTGCCCGCCCTCGAAGCGCGCGTGTTCGAGGTGCTCGCCGGTCCGGACGACCGCTCCGAGAGCGTCGTCAGCGTGCTGAACAAGGTCCGAGAGGCGTACGGTGAGGACGACGACCCGGAGGTCGACGCGGTCCGCCGCGCCCTCCAGAGCCTCCGCCGAAAGGGCGTCGTCGAAGTCGTCTACCGCACCGTCCCGACGTTCCGCCTCGCCGTCGAACGCGACGAGGTAGACGTGGAAGTCACCGACTGA
- a CDS encoding DUF5787 family protein: MYPGDAEFGFELLVCRWAEEAWPPAGGRGDEDAVLVARQLGTKRRRWDTVVVECDPAGLAARACFGDRELDSDLLHVVLHAPEEWAWYRDALPHPGYPWRYVRAAVHRAAGRGVVEKRRRGNRIEIRRVAPYPDWVRRIVAIENKPDLDASAARALSDQLSRDVEDALADEVWVATHATGNRVEPALLEDVPVEVGILAFSFDADASGDDWADASVEWHPSDVTPPDAESDEERRTTRLELAERAYGSGWRSYHDTMRPDCRHFELRRFGRALVPHCAAKGRPQTAAECAGSCPEFEPEPPVWRTRGWPIEGGPGKGIQRLLGDRRARVRAREAGEDGEE; encoded by the coding sequence GTGTACCCCGGAGACGCCGAGTTCGGCTTCGAGTTGCTCGTCTGTCGGTGGGCCGAAGAGGCGTGGCCGCCCGCGGGCGGACGAGGAGACGAGGACGCCGTTCTCGTCGCCCGGCAACTCGGCACCAAGCGGCGGCGCTGGGACACCGTCGTCGTCGAGTGCGACCCGGCCGGACTGGCCGCCCGGGCGTGCTTCGGCGACCGGGAACTCGACTCGGACCTCCTGCACGTCGTACTTCACGCCCCGGAGGAGTGGGCGTGGTACCGCGACGCCCTGCCGCACCCCGGCTACCCGTGGCGCTACGTCCGCGCCGCCGTCCACCGCGCGGCCGGACGCGGCGTCGTCGAGAAGCGCCGCCGCGGCAACCGCATCGAGATTCGCCGCGTCGCGCCCTACCCCGACTGGGTGCGGCGCATCGTCGCGATAGAGAACAAGCCGGACCTCGACGCCTCGGCGGCGCGCGCCCTCTCGGACCAACTCTCCCGCGACGTCGAGGACGCCCTCGCCGACGAGGTGTGGGTGGCGACGCACGCGACCGGGAACCGAGTCGAACCCGCCCTCCTCGAAGACGTACCCGTCGAAGTCGGCATCCTCGCCTTTTCTTTCGACGCCGACGCGTCCGGCGACGACTGGGCTGACGCTTCGGTGGAGTGGCACCCGAGCGACGTGACGCCGCCGGACGCGGAGAGCGACGAGGAGCGACGAACGACCCGCCTCGAACTCGCCGAACGCGCCTACGGGTCCGGGTGGCGCTCCTATCACGACACGATGCGCCCCGACTGTCGGCACTTCGAACTCCGGCGGTTCGGCCGCGCCCTCGTGCCGCACTGCGCGGCGAAGGGACGCCCGCAGACGGCCGCCGAGTGCGCCGGGTCCTGCCCCGAGTTCGAACCGGAACCGCCCGTCTGGCGCACCCGCGGGTGGCCCATCGAGGGGGGTCCGGGCAAGGGTATTCAGCGCCTCCTCGGCGACCGGCGCGCGCGGGTCAGGGCGCGCGAGGCCGGCGAGGACGGAGAGGAGTAG
- a CDS encoding bis(5'-nucleosyl)-tetraphosphatase, whose translation MPVQAVSAGAILFRDTRGRREYLLLKSRPGDWEFPKGGVEGKEELQQTAIREVKEEAGIEEFRLVDGFREDYDYVFEANGKTIHKTVHLFIARSFEASAELSTEHRDLQWRDYEQALNTITQDGPRNILKKAHEYLDDVASDGDGDDEEGERQYLA comes from the coding sequence ATGCCAGTGCAAGCGGTGAGCGCTGGAGCCATCCTCTTCCGCGACACCCGCGGCCGAAGGGAGTACTTGCTCCTGAAGAGCCGACCGGGGGACTGGGAGTTCCCCAAAGGCGGGGTCGAAGGGAAAGAGGAACTCCAGCAGACTGCCATCCGCGAGGTCAAAGAGGAGGCGGGCATCGAAGAGTTCCGCCTCGTCGACGGCTTCCGCGAAGACTACGACTACGTGTTCGAGGCGAACGGCAAGACCATCCACAAGACGGTACACCTGTTCATCGCTCGGTCGTTCGAGGCCAGCGCCGAACTGTCGACCGAGCACCGCGACCTCCAGTGGCGCGACTACGAACAGGCGCTCAACACCATCACGCAGGACGGGCCGCGAAACATCCTCAAGAAGGCCCACGAGTACCTCGACGACGTCGCCAGCGACGGCGACGGCGACGACGAGGAGGGCGAGCGACAGTACCTCGCCTGA
- a CDS encoding uS10/mL48 family ribosomal protein, which produces MTFVTKLTFQSGNRYELEDQLTELQEMIERKGAECKGPHAAPPEQHTVPQYRNLAPGDEFSSWDYTVYSRKLEIHGNDHIAREVGHMDFPDSLHVEIEVEQKKPLGHRNK; this is translated from the coding sequence ATGACCTTCGTAACCAAACTCACCTTTCAGAGCGGGAATCGCTACGAACTGGAGGACCAACTGACCGAACTGCAGGAGATGATCGAACGCAAGGGCGCCGAGTGCAAGGGTCCGCACGCCGCGCCGCCGGAGCAACACACCGTCCCGCAGTACCGAAACCTCGCGCCGGGCGACGAGTTCTCCTCGTGGGACTACACCGTCTACTCTCGGAAACTGGAGATACACGGCAACGACCACATCGCCCGCGAGGTGGGCCACATGGACTTCCCCGACAGCCTCCACGTCGAGATAGAGGTCGAACAGAAGAAACCGCTCGGCCACCGCAACAAGTAG
- a CDS encoding DUF7513 family protein translates to MSLWDKLTAGLRLRTATPTYEPGEQLTAYVTGVEGSTLLVRVGDSVIELPDGDPALVDATVRFEVESFDAGTHRGRGRLLDVVEEAE, encoded by the coding sequence ATGAGCCTCTGGGACAAACTAACCGCCGGCCTCCGACTCCGGACGGCGACGCCGACGTACGAACCGGGCGAGCAACTGACCGCGTACGTCACCGGCGTCGAGGGGTCGACGCTCCTCGTCCGCGTCGGCGACTCGGTGATAGAACTGCCCGACGGGGACCCGGCGCTCGTCGACGCGACGGTCCGATTCGAGGTGGAGTCGTTCGACGCGGGAACCCACCGCGGCCGCGGACGACTGCTCGACGTCGTCGAAGAGGCGGAGTAA
- a CDS encoding Na+/H+ antiporter NhaC family protein, whose translation MTELTNDGGELRFRGGRLASAVPIAFFIVWAVVQSGVLGVGDTTGLVIGMLVGLIVGMFLVKGPWKTYADAIFDGMTERVAATAIVAWLWAGMFAETIQVGGFVDGLVWAADAVSVGPSLFPALTFLLAALLATGIGTGYGTAIAFTALVFPAGVALGADPVLLFGAILSGAVFGDNIAPVSDTTIVSAVTQDADIGGVVASRMKYALVAAALAFVAYLVAGGVMTGQPVDASAVGDGASWLGLVHLVSIAIVIATAVAGRHIIEAVSWGLLVSAVLNVVLGLAPVSAMLAFEASRESGLVQTVDALPVLGAFVVPVAPGETAVVGSLYAGALGFFPLIVLVLLIVAGAQVMQRGGAFDAILTFLLDSVATTVRRAETTMVLGTALVNAMITINTAAEIAIAPYIRTLGRRFNINGYRRANILDANTSALGYIFPWGGGLLAGYTSMQGLPNEYEWFTQAMVVNPASVWPFVFHGWFLVGVFLFAAWTGYGLEYVPDRVSEEVKRV comes from the coding sequence ATGACCGAACTGACGAACGACGGCGGCGAGTTGCGGTTCCGCGGGGGCCGCCTCGCCAGCGCCGTCCCAATCGCGTTCTTCATCGTCTGGGCCGTCGTCCAGAGCGGGGTGCTCGGCGTCGGCGACACGACCGGACTCGTCATCGGGATGCTCGTCGGCCTCATCGTCGGCATGTTCCTCGTGAAGGGGCCGTGGAAGACCTACGCCGACGCCATCTTCGACGGGATGACCGAACGCGTCGCCGCGACGGCTATCGTCGCGTGGTTGTGGGCCGGCATGTTCGCCGAGACAATCCAGGTCGGCGGGTTCGTCGACGGCCTCGTCTGGGCCGCCGACGCCGTCAGCGTCGGACCGTCGCTGTTCCCGGCGCTCACCTTCCTGCTCGCCGCACTCCTCGCGACGGGCATCGGCACCGGCTACGGCACCGCCATCGCGTTCACCGCCTTGGTCTTCCCCGCGGGCGTCGCACTCGGGGCCGACCCGGTGCTCCTGTTCGGCGCCATTCTCTCGGGGGCCGTCTTCGGCGACAACATCGCGCCGGTGAGCGACACGACCATCGTCTCGGCCGTCACGCAGGACGCCGACATCGGCGGCGTCGTCGCCTCGCGGATGAAGTACGCCCTCGTCGCGGCCGCCCTCGCGTTCGTCGCCTACCTCGTCGCGGGCGGCGTGATGACCGGACAACCGGTCGACGCGAGCGCGGTCGGCGACGGCGCCTCGTGGCTCGGTCTCGTCCACCTCGTCTCCATCGCCATCGTCATCGCAACCGCCGTCGCCGGGCGGCACATCATCGAGGCCGTCTCGTGGGGACTGCTCGTCTCGGCCGTCCTCAACGTCGTCCTCGGCCTCGCCCCGGTGTCGGCGATGCTGGCTTTCGAGGCGTCGCGGGAGTCGGGCCTCGTCCAGACGGTCGACGCCCTGCCCGTCCTCGGCGCGTTCGTCGTCCCCGTCGCGCCGGGGGAGACGGCCGTCGTCGGAAGCCTGTACGCGGGCGCGCTGGGCTTCTTCCCGCTCATCGTCCTCGTCCTGCTCATCGTCGCCGGCGCGCAGGTGATGCAGCGCGGCGGCGCGTTCGACGCCATCCTGACCTTCCTGCTCGACAGCGTCGCCACCACCGTCCGCCGCGCGGAGACGACGATGGTGCTCGGAACGGCGCTGGTCAACGCGATGATAACCATCAACACCGCCGCCGAAATCGCCATCGCGCCGTACATCCGAACCCTCGGTCGGCGGTTCAACATCAACGGTTACCGCCGCGCGAACATCCTCGACGCCAACACCTCCGCCTTGGGGTACATCTTCCCGTGGGGCGGCGGTCTGCTGGCGGGGTACACCTCGATGCAGGGGCTTCCCAACGAGTACGAGTGGTTCACGCAGGCGATGGTCGTCAACCCGGCCAGCGTCTGGCCGTTCGTGTTCCACGGCTGGTTCCTCGTCGGCGTCTTCCTGTTCGCTGCGTGGACGGGCTACGGATTGGAGTACGTTCCCGACCGCGTCAGCGAGGAGGTGAAGCGCGTATGA
- a CDS encoding amidohydrolase, with protein sequence MTSSDLVELRRDLHRHPEPAWREFYTTARLVDELETRDLDALYVGPEVLSEADRMAVPDEEELETWFDRARDAGAREDILDRLEGGYTGAVAVLKRGEGPTVALRVDIDGLPITESDGDDHVPFSGGFRSENEGYMHACGHDAHATIGVGVLDAVAESDFEGTLKVFFQPGEEQIAGGKAMAKSGHLDDVDYLLAVHVGLDHPTGEIVAGIEGFLAVSHFEARFTGTPAHAGAKPEEGDNAVQAMATAVQNLYGIPRHADGATRVNAGVVEGGTASNIIPEEASIGGEVRGETTELMQYMEEKGRRVVRSAAEMHGCDVDISTEGKAPSATSDGGLTAIVAAVARANDGVESVLDNDVLGGSEDATYLMQEVQDNGGLAAYVGVGTDHPGGHHTRTFDVDEESIELGIEVLSGAILDIASSRP encoded by the coding sequence ATGACGTCCTCGGACCTCGTCGAACTCCGACGCGACCTGCACCGACACCCCGAACCCGCCTGGCGCGAGTTCTACACCACCGCCCGACTCGTCGACGAACTGGAGACGCGCGACTTGGACGCCCTCTACGTCGGCCCCGAGGTGCTCTCCGAGGCGGACCGCATGGCCGTCCCCGACGAGGAGGAACTGGAGACGTGGTTCGACCGCGCCCGCGACGCCGGCGCCCGAGAGGACATCCTCGACCGCCTCGAAGGCGGCTACACCGGGGCGGTCGCGGTGCTGAAACGAGGGGAGGGGCCGACGGTCGCCCTCCGCGTCGACATCGACGGCCTCCCCATCACCGAGTCCGACGGCGACGACCACGTCCCCTTCTCCGGCGGGTTCCGCTCGGAGAACGAGGGGTACATGCACGCCTGCGGACACGACGCCCACGCGACCATCGGCGTCGGCGTCCTCGACGCCGTCGCGGAGAGCGACTTCGAGGGGACGCTGAAGGTGTTCTTCCAACCCGGCGAGGAGCAGATAGCCGGCGGCAAGGCGATGGCGAAGTCGGGCCACCTCGACGACGTGGACTACCTGCTCGCCGTCCACGTCGGCCTCGACCACCCGACCGGCGAAATCGTCGCCGGCATCGAGGGCTTCCTCGCCGTCTCGCACTTCGAGGCGCGGTTCACCGGGACGCCGGCGCACGCCGGCGCGAAACCGGAGGAGGGCGACAACGCCGTGCAGGCGATGGCGACGGCCGTCCAGAACCTCTACGGCATCCCCCGCCACGCCGACGGCGCGACGCGCGTGAACGCCGGCGTCGTCGAGGGCGGCACCGCCTCGAACATCATCCCCGAGGAGGCGTCCATCGGCGGCGAGGTGCGCGGGGAGACCACCGAACTGATGCAGTACATGGAGGAGAAGGGGCGGCGCGTCGTCCGGTCGGCCGCCGAGATGCACGGCTGTGACGTCGATATCTCGACGGAAGGGAAAGCGCCCTCCGCGACGAGCGACGGGGGACTCACCGCTATCGTCGCGGCGGTCGCGCGGGCGAACGACGGCGTCGAGTCGGTCCTCGACAACGACGTGCTCGGCGGGAGCGAGGACGCGACCTACCTCATGCAGGAAGTGCAGGACAACGGCGGCCTCGCGGCGTACGTCGGCGTCGGCACCGACCACCCCGGCGGCCACCACACCCGGACGTTCGACGTGGACGAGGAGTCCATCGAACTCGGGATTGAGGTGCTCTCGGGCGCGATTCTCGACATCGCGTCGTCGCGGCCGTAG